One genomic region from Drosophila busckii strain San Diego stock center, stock number 13000-0081.31 chromosome 3R, ASM1175060v1, whole genome shotgun sequence encodes:
- the LOC108602713 gene encoding uncharacterized protein LOC108602713, which produces MQRIWHYATALGLLLSYAHAASLQLPLEPVDNGLNATQSELRPLTWLRSAQDMFSSPAGHVVVQVAKELLHRSAGNSQVLSLNLTNLLIIVLLKVLIFSAGLLGAGHWSGYGYGYGRSAGRSDNQLGWGFNAGDDYLIMGFLAAQGAGQDDCLYAAACACPNAAYEYAKAARALLGAIEIFDGVPLDKPRYNDLIVLMERAAYDGFRGTSCNTTKTCDGLL; this is translated from the exons atgcAACGCATTTGGCATTATGCAACAGCTCTGGGGCTGCTGCTAAGCTACGCCCACGCTGCAAGTCTTCAACTGCCATTGGAGCCCGTTGACAATGGACTAAATGCGACGCAAAGTGAGCTGCGTCCATTAACTTGGCTGCGCAGCGCACAGGATATGTTCTCAAGTCCTGCGGGTCATGTCGTCGTGCAGGTGGCCAAGGAGCTGTTGCATCGCTCCGCCGGCAATAGCCAA GTGCTAAGCTTGAACCTGACCAACTTGCTGATCATAGTGCTGCTCAAGGTGCTCATCTTCTCGGCGGGTTTGCTGGGCGCAGGTCACTGGAGTGGTTATGGCTACGGCTATGGACGCAGTGCTGGACGCAGTGACAACCAGCTGGGTTGGGGCTTCAATGCGGGCGATGATTATTTGATAATGGGCTTTCTAGCTGCGCAAGGTGCGGGTCAGGACGATTGTCTgtatgctgctgcctgcgcctGTCCCAATGCAGCTTATGAATATGCCAAGGCAGCACGTGCACTGCTGGGCGCCATTGAGATCTTTGATGG TGTACCGCTGGACAAGCCGCGCTATAATGACTTGATTGTGCTCATGGAACGCGCCGCCTATGATGGCTTCAGAGGCACCAGTTGCAATACCACCAAAACCTGCGATGGTCTCTTGTAG